A window of the Gossypium arboreum isolate Shixiya-1 chromosome 2, ASM2569848v2, whole genome shotgun sequence genome harbors these coding sequences:
- the LOC108466487 gene encoding uncharacterized protein LOC108466487 isoform X1, which translates to METNNGLSGGMFLGIGSGMLGLEMPLHPQPQQQPQNPQSVQNPHSLHHQQQHPQVVAYAHHETQHVKQGYHPFGSKPKQISTISDEDEPGFTLDDGSSKRKASPWQRMKWTDNMVRLLIMAVYYIGDDQASSEGGNNNDPSGKKKGVGGSGGLLQKKGKWKSVSRAMMEKGFYVSPQQCEDKFNDLNKRYKRVNDILGKGTACEVVENQRLLESMDLSPKMKDEVKKLLNSKHLFFREMCAYHNSCGHVTQEVANETPPQMQQRCLHSSDNAQIGGNRVGGSTKTLKLEESDDEDDEDDDESDDDDDDDDDDETMDGHDEDQNVENSSRKRPRKGGVSPLMQQLSNEITKVIQDGSKNSWEKKHWMKMKLIQLEEQQVSYQCEAFELEKQRLKWVKFSGKKEREMEKSKLENERKWLENERMVLIVRQQELELVDMSDVQQHSSNKRGDLSSFTS; encoded by the coding sequence ATGGAAACTAATAATGGTTTGTCTGGTGGGATGTTTCTAGGGATTGGTTCAGGAATGTTAGGCCTTGAAATGCCATTACACCCTCAACCCCAGCAACAACCTCAAAATCCCCAAAGTGTTCAAAACCCACATAGTTTACATCATCAACAACAGCACCCACAAGTGGTTGCTTATGCTCACCATGAAACACAACATGTTAAACAAGGTTACCACCCTTTTGGTTCTAAACCCAAACAAATATCCACTATTAGTGATGAAGATGAGCCTGGTTTCACTCTTGATGACGGTAGTAGTAAGAGAAAAGCTTCACCATGGCAAAGAATGAAATGGACTGATAACATGGTCAGGTTATTGATAATGGCTGTTTATTACATTGGTGATGATCAAGCTAGTTCAGAAGGTGGTAATAATAATGATCCTAGTGGTAAGAAAAAAGGTGTTGGTGGTAGTGGTGGGTTACTACAAAAGAAAGGGAAATGGAAATCAGTGTCAAGGGCAATGATGGAGAAAGGGTTTTATGTATCACCACAACAATGTGAAGATAAGTTCAATGATTTGAATAAAAGGTATAAAAGGGTTAATGATATACTTGGTAAAGGGACTGCTTGTGAAGTAGTTGAGAATCAAAGGTTGCTTGAATCAATGGATTTATCACCTAAAATGAAGGATGAAGTTAAGAAATTGTTGAATTCTAAGCACTTGTTTTTTAGAGAAATGTGTGCTTACCATAATAGTTGTGGTCACGTAACACAAGAGGTGGCTAATGAGACACCACCTCAAATGCAACAAAGGTGTCTCCATTCATCGGATAATGCTCAAATCGGCGGCAATCGAGTCGGTGGTTCGACCAAGACATTGAAGTTAGAAGAGTctgatgatgaagatgatgaagatgatgatgagtctgatgatgatgatgatgatgatgatgatgatgaaacaATGGATGGACATGATGAAGATCAAAATGTTGAGAACTCTTCACGTAAAAGGCCTAGAAAGGGAGGTGTGTCACCATTGATGCAACAATTGAGCAATGAAATAACGAAAGTGATACAAGATGGATCAAAGAATAGTTGGGAGAAGAAGCATTGGATGAAGATGAAGTTAATTCAATTAGAAGAACAACAAGTGAGTTATCAATGTGAAGCATTTGAGTTGGAGAAACAAAGGCTTAAATGGGTGAAATTTAGTGGGAAAAAAGAAAGGGAAATGGAGAAATCAAAGCTTGAAAATGAACGAAAATGGCTTGAGAATGAACGAATGGTGTTGATTGTAAGGCAACAAGAGCTTGAATTGGTGGACATGAGTGATGTTCAACAACATTCTTCTAATAAAAGGGGAGACCTATCAAGCTTCACTAGTTAA
- the LOC108466487 gene encoding uncharacterized protein LOC108466487 isoform X2: MLGLEMPLHPQPQQQPQNPQSVQNPHSLHHQQQHPQVVAYAHHETQHVKQGYHPFGSKPKQISTISDEDEPGFTLDDGSSKRKASPWQRMKWTDNMVRLLIMAVYYIGDDQASSEGGNNNDPSGKKKGVGGSGGLLQKKGKWKSVSRAMMEKGFYVSPQQCEDKFNDLNKRYKRVNDILGKGTACEVVENQRLLESMDLSPKMKDEVKKLLNSKHLFFREMCAYHNSCGHVTQEVANETPPQMQQRCLHSSDNAQIGGNRVGGSTKTLKLEESDDEDDEDDDESDDDDDDDDDDETMDGHDEDQNVENSSRKRPRKGGVSPLMQQLSNEITKVIQDGSKNSWEKKHWMKMKLIQLEEQQVSYQCEAFELEKQRLKWVKFSGKKEREMEKSKLENERKWLENERMVLIVRQQELELVDMSDVQQHSSNKRGDLSSFTS, encoded by the coding sequence ATGTTAGGCCTTGAAATGCCATTACACCCTCAACCCCAGCAACAACCTCAAAATCCCCAAAGTGTTCAAAACCCACATAGTTTACATCATCAACAACAGCACCCACAAGTGGTTGCTTATGCTCACCATGAAACACAACATGTTAAACAAGGTTACCACCCTTTTGGTTCTAAACCCAAACAAATATCCACTATTAGTGATGAAGATGAGCCTGGTTTCACTCTTGATGACGGTAGTAGTAAGAGAAAAGCTTCACCATGGCAAAGAATGAAATGGACTGATAACATGGTCAGGTTATTGATAATGGCTGTTTATTACATTGGTGATGATCAAGCTAGTTCAGAAGGTGGTAATAATAATGATCCTAGTGGTAAGAAAAAAGGTGTTGGTGGTAGTGGTGGGTTACTACAAAAGAAAGGGAAATGGAAATCAGTGTCAAGGGCAATGATGGAGAAAGGGTTTTATGTATCACCACAACAATGTGAAGATAAGTTCAATGATTTGAATAAAAGGTATAAAAGGGTTAATGATATACTTGGTAAAGGGACTGCTTGTGAAGTAGTTGAGAATCAAAGGTTGCTTGAATCAATGGATTTATCACCTAAAATGAAGGATGAAGTTAAGAAATTGTTGAATTCTAAGCACTTGTTTTTTAGAGAAATGTGTGCTTACCATAATAGTTGTGGTCACGTAACACAAGAGGTGGCTAATGAGACACCACCTCAAATGCAACAAAGGTGTCTCCATTCATCGGATAATGCTCAAATCGGCGGCAATCGAGTCGGTGGTTCGACCAAGACATTGAAGTTAGAAGAGTctgatgatgaagatgatgaagatgatgatgagtctgatgatgatgatgatgatgatgatgatgatgaaacaATGGATGGACATGATGAAGATCAAAATGTTGAGAACTCTTCACGTAAAAGGCCTAGAAAGGGAGGTGTGTCACCATTGATGCAACAATTGAGCAATGAAATAACGAAAGTGATACAAGATGGATCAAAGAATAGTTGGGAGAAGAAGCATTGGATGAAGATGAAGTTAATTCAATTAGAAGAACAACAAGTGAGTTATCAATGTGAAGCATTTGAGTTGGAGAAACAAAGGCTTAAATGGGTGAAATTTAGTGGGAAAAAAGAAAGGGAAATGGAGAAATCAAAGCTTGAAAATGAACGAAAATGGCTTGAGAATGAACGAATGGTGTTGATTGTAAGGCAACAAGAGCTTGAATTGGTGGACATGAGTGATGTTCAACAACATTCTTCTAATAAAAGGGGAGACCTATCAAGCTTCACTAGTTAA
- the LOC108466875 gene encoding homeobox-leucine zipper protein ATHB-22-like, producing the protein MDWNGTIRPFISRLEPSLNFPYNYNYNQYPGVEDMNNQGFEEAGNGLVPDLNMNSFKNNGKGNNKKKKRLTSDQLDSLERSFQEENKLDPDRKMKLSKELGLQPRQIAVWFQNRRARWKAKQLQHSYNTLKHEYDVIYMEKQMLQDEVMELKGMLMEQATRNQVSTVYKEISGGETIESSSIRSSNKPSIAGNDYDPIVECNNIFNKDENNPVSTHYWDIQLPSYP; encoded by the exons ATGGATTGGAATGGCACCATTCGACCCTTTATTTCACGACTAGAACCTTCTCTTAACTTCCCTTATAACTATAATTATAATCAATATCCag GTGTGGAGGACATGAACAATCAAGGATTTGAAGAAGCTGGCAATGGGTTGGTTCCAGATTTGAATATGAACAGCTTCAAGAACAATGGTAAAGGTAAcaacaagaagaagaagaggtTGACAAGTGATCAGTTAGATTCGTTGGAAAGGAGTTTCCAAGAAGAGAATAAGTTGGATCCCGACAGGAAAATGAAGCTTTCCAAGGAACTTGGACTTCAACCAAGACAAATCGCTGTCTGGTTCCAAAACAGGCGTGCTAGATGGAAAGCTAAACAGCTTCAACACTCATATAATACGCTTAAACATGAGTATGATGTTATCTATATGGAAAAGCAAATGCTACAAGACGAG GTGATGGAATTGAAAGGAATGCTAATGGAACAGGCGACAAGGAACCAAGTCTCCACGGTTTACAAGGAAATCTCCGGCGGAGAGACCATCGAAAGTAGCTCGATTCGGAGCTCGAACAAGCCGAGTATAGCAGGAAACGACTATGATCCGATAGTTGAATGTAACAATATTTTCAATAAGGATGAGAATAACCCAGTTTCCACTCACTACTGGGATATTCAACTCCCTTCTTATCCCTAA